The DNA sequence CTATCGGTGACATAGAAGCAGCACTTCCAACTATCAGCTTTGGAGTGCTTTACAGCAGATGATGGACTCTCGCCAAGATCGTCTCAATTGGCTGGCGCGCTGCTGGCAGGGTTCCTTCTAGTGTTCCTTCTGCGATCGCGAAACTGCGACTAAGGACGTGTGAGGTACTGCATGGCGACAATGGGGTTTCCCTGTAAAAGATGGCGCGTGACGATCGCCCCAACTTCTTCGGGCAACACATGGTGGTACTTAATATCATCAGGCAACACCCAAACCATGGGGCCGTTGCCACAATGTCCAAAACAGGAGCTAGCCACCATTGTCCACCCTTCAATAGGTTGGCTTTCAAAGGCAGCTAGGACTCGATGACTTCCCGCCCGGCGGCAGGCTGTATGCTGACAAACCAAAACTTGTTTCGGCATATCAGGTCGGCGCTCAGGCATAGCGATCGCCTCTAGGAGGATGGAGAATATTGACGTTCAGCATTTAAAAACTAGGGTACGATGAAAAAAGAATAGGGTAGTTGCGCTAAATTTGCCCCCATCTCCTATGGAGATCACGCATCATGGGCACCTCTGGTTATATCATCACCCTAGCGTCACGGTTTTGTCTCCCCGTACTGGGGAAAATGTTGTGAGTGGGAGAACTATCTGTGTATCGCCTTCTGTCAATTGTGTATGGGTTAGTTCATGGACTGGTGCAAGCACTTGAACCCATCCTTGTACCACTCTGCTTAGTCGCTGCTTGGTTCATTGTGGGTTTAACCGTCTTGAGTATTTGGACAGGGCTGAGATCTGGCCTACAGCGGGCTAAACAAATGCATCAAATTCCTTGTAGCACCTGTCGATTTTTCACCCAAGACTAT is a window from the Candidatus Obscuribacterales bacterium genome containing:
- a CDS encoding (2Fe-2S) ferredoxin domain-containing protein, whose product is MPERRPDMPKQVLVCQHTACRRAGSHRVLAAFESQPIEGWTMVASSCFGHCGNGPMVWVLPDDIKYHHVLPEEVGAIVTRHLLQGNPIVAMQYLTRP